Proteins encoded in a region of the Flavobacterium sp. MDT1-60 genome:
- a CDS encoding aminotransferase class V-fold PLP-dependent enzyme: MLDIQKIRAEFPILSQKVNGKPLVYFDNGATSQKPQIVIDAEVKYYQEINANIHRGVHTLSQLATDAYEISRGKVQQHINAKFAHEVLFTSGTTHGINLVTNGFASILKPGDEVIVSSLEHHSNIVPWQILCEKTGATLKVIPMNEDGELIMDAFDALLSEKTKIVTVNHISNALGIINPIKYITDKAHTVGAAVLIDGAQAVPHLKPNVQELDCDFYAFSGHKMCGPTGTGILYGKEEWLNKLPPYQGGGEMIKEVTFEKTTYADLPHKFEAGTPNIAGGIVLGTAIDYLNNIGFENIQQYENELLEHATKRLLEIEGLRIYGTGKNKASVVSFNIDGIHPYDVGSIIDKLGIAVRTGHHCAQPIMNFFCIPGTIRASFSFYNTKEEIDAMVEAVKKAKTMLS, from the coding sequence ATGCTAGATATCCAAAAAATAAGAGCTGAATTTCCGATACTTTCACAAAAAGTAAACGGAAAACCATTGGTATATTTCGATAACGGAGCGACTTCACAAAAACCACAAATTGTGATTGATGCCGAAGTGAAATATTATCAGGAAATAAACGCCAATATTCATAGAGGTGTTCACACTTTAAGTCAATTAGCTACTGATGCTTACGAGATTTCTCGTGGTAAAGTGCAACAACATATTAATGCAAAATTTGCTCACGAAGTACTTTTCACATCGGGAACAACACACGGAATTAACTTAGTAACCAACGGTTTTGCATCCATTTTAAAACCGGGCGATGAAGTAATTGTTTCTTCGTTAGAACATCACAGCAATATTGTGCCATGGCAAATTTTATGCGAAAAAACCGGAGCGACTTTAAAAGTGATTCCGATGAACGAAGACGGCGAATTGATTATGGACGCTTTTGATGCTTTGTTATCTGAAAAAACCAAAATCGTAACCGTTAATCATATTTCGAATGCGTTGGGAATCATCAATCCGATAAAATATATTACTGATAAGGCACATACTGTTGGTGCTGCCGTTTTGATTGATGGTGCACAGGCCGTTCCGCATTTAAAACCAAATGTTCAGGAATTAGATTGTGATTTTTATGCTTTTTCCGGACATAAAATGTGCGGTCCAACCGGAACCGGAATTCTATACGGAAAAGAAGAATGGCTAAATAAACTTCCTCCTTATCAAGGCGGTGGCGAAATGATCAAAGAAGTGACTTTCGAAAAAACAACTTATGCTGATCTTCCTCATAAATTTGAAGCCGGAACTCCAAATATTGCCGGCGGAATTGTTTTGGGAACTGCTATTGATTATTTAAACAATATTGGTTTTGAAAATATTCAACAATACGAAAACGAATTATTAGAACACGCTACAAAACGTTTATTAGAAATTGAAGGTTTACGAATCTACGGAACCGGAAAAAATAAAGCTTCTGTGGTTTCGTTTAATATTGATGGAATTCATCCTTATGATGTTGGTTCAATTATTGACAAGTTAGGAATCGCTGTACGTACAGGACATCATTGCGCGCAGCCTATCATGAATTTCTTTTGTATTCCGGGAACTATTCGTGCTTCTTTCTCTTTTTATAATACAAAAGAAGAAATTGATGCAATGGTCGAAGCTGTTAAGAAAGCAAAAACAATGTTAAGCTAA
- a CDS encoding serine hydrolase, with translation MKKFLKVLVLVLVLAFLYFGFTTYPKLDLISGFSAKSVASGHFMDNRSLDLIQKTDNDIDMIDLAKNSINEAGKFATASVYGLKERKAIYREGLGATLINEDFDVSKPYLLPKRTKLVNNLPFPYGNNEPKDTVFSNVDYAKLKDAVDNSFDKNGGKKKRTRAVVVLYKDKLIAEKYDTGFNKDSKILGWSMTKSITSSAFGVLAKQGKIDIYKPAPIAEWQKDDRKIITINDLLHMNSGLEWEENYSTICDATKMLFQAEDMGKVQMDKPAQFKPNTHWNYSSGTTNLLSRILRSQFKTQQEYLDFWYSAVIDKIGMNSMIVEQDMSGTFVGSSYGWATPRDWSKFGLLYLNKGNWNGEQILDESWVKYTATPTNTSEGKYGAQFWLNAGGKFPDVPRDMFYCSGYQGQMVAIIPSLDMVIVRMGVKEEEPGFDFNGFLKGIISSVKK, from the coding sequence ATGAAAAAATTTCTTAAAGTACTTGTTCTTGTTTTGGTTCTTGCCTTTTTGTATTTCGGATTTACAACTTATCCGAAGTTGGACTTAATTTCCGGTTTCTCAGCGAAAAGTGTCGCTTCTGGTCATTTTATGGATAATCGATCGTTAGACTTGATCCAGAAAACGGACAATGATATTGATATGATTGATTTGGCTAAAAATTCAATTAATGAAGCAGGTAAGTTTGCAACGGCTTCAGTTTATGGTTTAAAAGAAAGAAAAGCCATTTATCGCGAAGGTTTAGGTGCAACTTTGATCAATGAGGATTTTGATGTTTCGAAACCGTATTTGCTTCCGAAGAGAACAAAACTAGTGAACAATCTTCCTTTTCCTTACGGGAATAATGAACCAAAAGACACTGTTTTTTCAAATGTTGATTATGCAAAATTGAAAGATGCTGTTGATAATTCATTTGATAAAAATGGAGGAAAGAAAAAGAGAACCCGTGCTGTTGTGGTTTTATATAAAGATAAATTGATAGCCGAAAAATACGATACGGGTTTTAATAAAGACAGTAAAATTTTAGGCTGGTCGATGACAAAAAGTATCACAAGTTCTGCTTTTGGAGTTTTAGCTAAACAAGGAAAAATTGATATTTACAAACCGGCTCCAATTGCAGAATGGCAAAAAGACGATCGTAAGATTATAACAATAAATGATTTGCTTCATATGAATTCTGGTTTAGAATGGGAAGAGAATTACAGCACGATTTGCGATGCCACAAAAATGCTTTTTCAGGCTGAAGATATGGGGAAAGTGCAAATGGATAAACCAGCGCAGTTTAAACCAAACACACATTGGAATTACTCCTCCGGAACAACCAATTTATTATCACGCATCTTAAGAAGTCAGTTTAAAACACAGCAAGAATATCTTGATTTTTGGTACAGTGCTGTAATCGATAAAATCGGAATGAATTCTATGATTGTCGAACAAGACATGTCAGGAACTTTTGTAGGATCCTCTTACGGCTGGGCGACACCAAGAGACTGGTCAAAATTTGGATTATTATATCTTAATAAAGGAAACTGGAACGGAGAACAAATCTTAGATGAAAGCTGGGTAAAATATACGGCAACACCAACAAATACTTCTGAAGGAAAATATGGCGCTCAGTTCTGGTTAAATGCCGGAGGAAAATTCCCAGATGTGCCTCGCGATATGTTTTATTGCAGTGGTTACCAAGGACAAATGGTGGCGATTATTCCGTCTTTAGATATGGTAATTGTGAGAATGGGAGTGAAGGAAGAAGAACCTGGATTTGATTTTAATGGGTTTTTGAAAGGGATAATTTCTTCGGTAAAAAAATAA
- a CDS encoding DUF2480 family protein — translation MEEIINKVANSALEVFDLEDYYPKGMRVQIDISQWLLEGFLLKEKDFREHLKNHDWSQYQDQYVAINCSTDAIVPAWSSILVAVHLAPYARKVVNGTIEDLDASLYEELLSKLDYSIYKNKPVIVKGCSRKPVPMRAYILATTYLQPFARSIMYGEACSAVPLYKETKK, via the coding sequence ATGGAAGAAATCATCAATAAAGTTGCCAACAGCGCCTTAGAAGTATTTGATTTGGAAGATTATTATCCAAAGGGAATGCGTGTGCAAATTGACATTTCGCAATGGCTTTTAGAAGGTTTTTTATTGAAAGAAAAAGACTTTAGAGAGCACTTAAAAAATCACGATTGGTCACAATACCAAGATCAATATGTAGCTATAAATTGCAGCACAGATGCCATTGTTCCGGCTTGGTCTTCGATTTTAGTAGCCGTTCATTTGGCGCCTTATGCCAGGAAAGTAGTCAACGGAACTATTGAAGATTTAGATGCAAGTTTATACGAAGAGCTTTTAAGCAAGCTTGACTATTCAATCTACAAAAACAAACCTGTTATTGTAAAAGGCTGTTCGAGAAAACCTGTACCAATGCGTGCGTATATTTTAGCAACAACATATCTGCAACCTTTTGCCAGAAGTATTATGTACGGAGAGGCTTGTTCTGCAGTTCCTTTATACAAAGAAACTAAGAAATAA
- a CDS encoding DUF3078 domain-containing protein — protein sequence MRKLTLLLFILVNFTFVQAQNSEKELIQNTEKAVKKINDTIEGEGWKTKGTVSLLLNQSSFNNWISGGEDSFSGTLGINYDFNYKKDDITWDNKILASYGLLQTKNDDFTKKTDDRLEFNSIVGKKAFGQWYYSYFLNFRTQFSTGYIYGQDPNGKEIRTESTKFMSPGYLTTGPGIYWTKDANLKINFAPLTSKFTFVDNAYTTGINQLTGLPYVDGEYFGVDEGKSIRYELGFYASVYYKLAIMTNVTAENTLNLYSNYLEDPQNVDIDYSLNIIMKVNKFLSANLSFQAIYDDNAYQGLQTREVFGLGLNFGF from the coding sequence ATGAGAAAGCTAACGTTATTACTTTTCATTTTAGTAAACTTTACTTTTGTACAAGCCCAAAATTCCGAAAAAGAATTAATTCAGAATACTGAAAAAGCAGTAAAAAAAATTAACGATACTATTGAAGGAGAAGGTTGGAAGACAAAAGGAACTGTTTCACTTTTACTAAATCAATCGAGCTTTAACAACTGGATTTCGGGAGGTGAAGACAGCTTTTCAGGAACCTTGGGAATCAATTACGATTTCAATTACAAAAAAGACGACATAACATGGGACAATAAAATCCTCGCTTCCTATGGCCTTTTACAAACCAAAAATGATGACTTCACAAAAAAAACAGATGACCGTTTAGAATTCAATTCCATTGTCGGGAAAAAAGCTTTTGGACAATGGTATTACTCTTATTTTCTAAATTTTAGAACTCAGTTTTCAACAGGTTACATTTATGGTCAGGATCCTAACGGGAAAGAAATTAGAACCGAAAGCACCAAATTTATGTCTCCGGGTTATCTAACCACTGGTCCCGGAATTTACTGGACAAAAGATGCTAATCTAAAAATCAACTTTGCACCGCTTACTTCAAAATTCACTTTTGTAGACAATGCTTATACTACTGGAATAAATCAGCTAACGGGCTTGCCTTATGTAGATGGAGAGTATTTTGGCGTTGATGAGGGTAAAAGTATACGTTATGAATTAGGTTTCTATGCTTCAGTATATTACAAACTCGCGATTATGACCAACGTAACGGCCGAAAACACTTTGAATTTATATTCTAATTATTTAGAAGATCCTCAAAATGTTGATATCGATTACTCACTAAATATTATCATGAAAGTGAACAAATTTCTGTCGGCTAATTTATCCTTTCAGGCAATTTATGACGACAATGCCTATCAGGGTCTTCAAACCAGAGAAGTATTTGGTTTAGGACTTAATTTCGGATTTTAA
- the hflX gene encoding GTPase HflX produces MLEKEVINFERTAIVGIVTQNQSEEKLNEYLDELEFLTYTAGGEVIKRFSQKMERPNPKTFMGTGKIEEINLFVRENDISTLIFDDELSPSQQKNISKIIDCKILDRTNLILDIFAQRAESSYARTQVELAQCIYLLPRLSGLWTHLERQKGGIGMRGPGETEIETDRRIVRDRISLLKEKIKTIDKQMGVQRSNRGAMVRVALVGYTNVGKSTLMNAVGKSDVFVENKLFATLDTTVRKVVIKNLPFLLSDTVGFIRKLPTQLVDSFKSTLDEVREADLLLHIVDISHPDFEDHIASVNQTLQDIKAHEKPVIMVFNKIDAYKHLTIDEDDLMTEKTPRHYTLDEWKATWMHRLGEENALFISATNKENFEEFRERVYEAVRQIHITRFPYNKFLYPDYKDAIEKEEE; encoded by the coding sequence ATGTTAGAAAAAGAAGTTATAAATTTTGAGAGAACAGCCATTGTTGGTATTGTGACTCAAAATCAAAGTGAGGAAAAACTTAACGAATATCTTGACGAATTAGAGTTTTTAACTTATACCGCCGGTGGTGAAGTTATCAAGCGTTTTTCGCAAAAAATGGAACGCCCGAATCCAAAGACTTTTATGGGTACGGGTAAAATTGAAGAAATCAATCTTTTTGTAAGAGAAAACGACATATCAACTTTAATTTTTGATGATGAATTGTCGCCTTCACAACAAAAAAATATCTCTAAAATTATAGATTGTAAAATCTTAGACAGGACCAATTTAATTCTGGATATTTTTGCGCAAAGAGCAGAAAGTTCTTATGCAAGAACACAGGTTGAGTTGGCACAATGTATCTATCTATTGCCAAGGCTTTCTGGTTTATGGACACACCTTGAGCGTCAAAAAGGAGGTATTGGTATGCGTGGACCTGGAGAAACGGAGATCGAAACGGATAGACGTATAGTTCGTGACCGAATTTCGTTACTGAAAGAAAAAATCAAAACGATCGATAAACAAATGGGTGTTCAGCGTAGTAATCGTGGTGCGATGGTGCGTGTAGCTCTTGTTGGTTACACCAACGTTGGAAAATCAACTTTGATGAATGCGGTTGGAAAAAGTGATGTTTTTGTTGAGAATAAATTATTCGCAACCCTGGATACAACGGTTAGAAAAGTGGTGATTAAAAACTTACCATTTTTACTTTCTGACACAGTAGGTTTTATTAGAAAATTACCAACACAATTGGTAGATTCTTTTAAAAGTACATTGGATGAGGTTCGTGAAGCCGATTTATTATTGCATATTGTAGATATTTCGCATCCTGATTTTGAAGATCATATTGCATCTGTAAATCAGACTTTGCAGGATATTAAAGCGCATGAAAAACCAGTTATTATGGTTTTTAATAAAATTGATGCCTATAAACACCTGACGATTGATGAAGATGATTTAATGACCGAGAAAACGCCAAGACATTATACGCTTGACGAATGGAAAGCAACCTGGATGCATCGTTTGGGAGAAGAAAATGCATTGTTTATTTCGGCTACCAATAAAGAAAATTTTGAGGAATTCAGAGAAAGAGTTTACGAAGCAGTTCGCCAGATTCATATTACGAGATTTCCTTATAATAAGTTTTTGTATCCGGATTATAAAGATGCAATCGAAAAAGAAGAAGAATAA
- a CDS encoding SUF system Fe-S cluster assembly protein, translating into MEQEIDTNELGESIVKVLKSIYDPEIPVDIYELGLIYDVMVNTDYEVKILMTLTSPNCPVAESLPREVEEKVKTIENIKDVDVEITFDPPWSKDLMSEEAKLELGML; encoded by the coding sequence ATGGAACAAGAAATTGACACAAACGAATTAGGAGAATCAATTGTAAAAGTTTTAAAAAGCATTTACGATCCGGAGATCCCTGTAGATATTTATGAATTAGGATTGATTTACGATGTAATGGTTAACACAGATTACGAAGTAAAAATCTTAATGACATTAACCTCTCCAAACTGCCCCGTTGCGGAAAGTTTACCAAGAGAAGTTGAAGAGAAAGTAAAAACCATCGAGAACATCAAAGATGTTGATGTTGAGATTACTTTCGATCCGCCCTGGAGCAAAGATTTAATGAGCGAAGAAGCAAAATTAGAATTAGGAATGCTTTAA
- a CDS encoding SufE family protein, which translates to MTIKEIQNEIIDEFSMFDDWMQRYEYIIELGKSLPLINEEYKTDENLIKGCQSKVWLHGEQNDDKIVFTADSDAILTKGIIAILIRAFSNQKAEDIINADTQFIDEIGLKEHLSATRANGLVSMIKNIKMYALAFNAKNN; encoded by the coding sequence ATGACAATAAAAGAGATACAAAACGAAATAATAGACGAATTCTCAATGTTCGATGATTGGATGCAACGTTACGAGTACATCATAGAATTAGGAAAAAGTCTTCCGTTAATTAATGAAGAATACAAAACTGATGAGAATTTAATCAAAGGATGCCAATCGAAAGTTTGGTTGCATGGTGAGCAAAATGACGACAAAATTGTCTTTACTGCCGACAGTGATGCGATTTTAACCAAAGGAATTATCGCGATTTTAATCCGTGCTTTCTCGAATCAAAAAGCAGAAGATATTATAAATGCCGATACTCAATTTATTGACGAAATTGGTTTAAAAGAACACTTATCAGCAACACGTGCAAATGGATTAGTGTCGATGATTAAAAACATCAAAATGTATGCATTGGCTTTTAATGCAAAAAATAATTAG
- a CDS encoding GxxExxY protein has translation MITKKYLKDLIYHVNGAAIEVHKNIGAGLLENIYHQCMIKELSLKGINFQSELVIPVEYKGLELESDLRCDLLIENCLVLELKAVDQVIPVHIAKLMSYMKLLKCPIGLMINFNVTNIYHEGQKTYVNDLYRWLKD, from the coding sequence ATGATAACGAAGAAATATTTGAAAGATTTAATTTATCATGTTAATGGGGCAGCAATTGAAGTTCATAAAAATATTGGGGCGGGACTTCTGGAGAACATTTATCATCAATGCATGATTAAAGAATTATCTTTAAAGGGAATTAATTTTCAATCTGAGTTAGTGATTCCTGTAGAATACAAAGGCTTAGAATTAGAATCAGATTTAAGATGTGATTTGTTAATTGAAAACTGCCTGGTTTTAGAACTAAAAGCCGTTGATCAAGTTATACCCGTTCATATTGCCAAATTGATGTCTTATATGAAACTTTTAAAATGCCCAATTGGACTAATGATAAATTTCAATGTCACAAATATTTATCACGAAGGCCAAAAAACATACGTCAACGATTTGTATCGTTGGCTAAAAGATTAA